The Arabidopsis thaliana chromosome 5, partial sequence genomic interval CTAGTTTAGTTCTTCTTATTCATTATCAATTCAAGTGTTATAAAACCTCGAGACCAATAAAATAGGATTCACTCTCCTTCGTGCCCCCAAAGATATAGGTTTACATATCTATATTTCCACACCACCATTTTAAAAGCAAGAGTTAATTAAAGAGATATTTTTTAGTCATCTTGGTATGTAATCTGGTAAACTTTTTAGTTTGTTATCTTGTATAAACAACCAGTaagattttggttcttttgtaAATACTTCTCTTTGAATTTAGGACTagtgttttaaaattactttcctcccatatttttgttttgatctttcaatttaaattaaaagttcGTTTACAACCCATGCATGCACACTTCCGAATTTAAACTCGGATTATAATTTGGCACTATAATAATCTATTAGAATACGTCttgattaattttaaaatatttaggtGTCTTAAAATAAGTACGTACGTTGATAAATATGGAGATATATACATCTGTCAAGTAAATGGTATTGAATTTGCCAGTATTAGCTTTTGTGAAGCTGACGCAAAATGAAAACGGCTGATATCTAAAGCTTTAAccttgtgtttcttttttttgtttaaaatagtGGGGTCtagaaatgataaattaatttaaagtcctcgatatatataaatagataaatttgtttcttttgggaATAACGTAGTTTACGGAGAAACCCAAATGTTAAAGGGAAATGCATTAAAGCTGtagcaaaataagaaagtaaaaaccaattgaaaccctaatttcactTCAAAAAATGTTCCCGGTTGTTAAAGGAAGGGCCTTTTGCTTTGtccatataaatatattgtgAGAGTACAACAACACCTTCATAAGCTCTTACACTCATTTCAACTCTCTTTTTCGTTTCCATTACCCTCAGGTaatcataacatatatataagttacATTTGTAGATACATATGTCTTTAGTTTTGTGTAATTTGttacttaattattattttctatggtgttgtagaagaagatgaatagGCCGGGAGATTGGAACTGCAGATTGTGTAGCCACCTCAACTTCCAGAGGAGGGATTCATGCCAACGTTGTAGAGAGCCTAGACCGGGCGGGATCAGTACCGATTTACTCAGCGGTTTTGGTGGCCGTCCGGTTAGTAGCTCCTTCGGTTTCAACACCGGGCCCGATGTGCGACCCGGGGATTGGTATTGCAACCTTGGGGATTGTGGGACACATAATTTTGCCAATAGGTCCAGTTGTTTCAAGTGTGGTGCCGCAAAAGATGAGTTTTCATGCTCAAGTGCTGCTGCAACAACCGGGTTTATGGACATGAATGTTGGTCCGAGACGTGgcctttttggttttggcggCAGCagtagtggtggtggtggtacgGGCCGTTCTCCTTGGAAATCTGGAGATTGGATTTGCCCAAggtacttttttgtttgattgtttctaTGTAttgatgttatttttttgcaataatatgttttgatggttaaaacttaaagccaaaaaagaaacatgcaTGCTGGCTTACGTAAGCTAAACACGACCGTTTAAATTGTATTAATGTATATGCATATCGTAGAAACTGATTggtttaatttgtatattataGGTCAGGCTGTAACGAACATAACTTCGCAAGCAGGTCAGAGTGTTTCAGGTGTAACGCACCAAAGGAACTTGCCACCGAACCACCCTATTAGTCATTTAGTCCTCCtaccttcttcatcatttccAAGTACTTTTCGTTTCAACAATAGTCTTAACTTCTGATCAGAAACAGTTcgacatatatatttggatgATAGAATTTGTTAACATTTACAACTTTATTATATCGTAAAAGTTTAAATAGTAGTGTGAAATACACTAACGATAGTACTTTAACGTTAACGTACGTatctttttgattattttttttagtactCTGGAAGCATTAGAGGAGAGCAGAAAGGTGAAGAATCGAAGCAAGATACCGACCGCCCTTAATCTCttgatttgtttaatttcttagaTTTGACTCGTTTTATATCTCGTAGTAGTCAGACCTATGTTAGAATGTAAGCATGTCGAGAGTTTTCCGAAGCATTTTGTTCTGATATCGGTCTCCTAGCTAGTATGTAAGTTTGTTTGAATGTATTCTTATTTCTGATAAAGTTGTTTCCTTCTGATTCCGCAATCACGATTCTCATCTAAGTTTGAAACACTTGAGTTGTTGAACGTACGAGAGGCTGAGAGCTGTTGAGAACTTCTTCTGTGGCCGCAAATCCAAATTGCATGcaaatgttattatatatgcaattaaaattttgttatataatttgtagTAGGAATGTAGTTTTACGttaaaccaaacacaaactcTAGTAACCGTTTGAAATGGGTAGATGCATGGACCACAACGAAACCTTTTGTCCAATgcctcaaaaaaaaatatgcatgAGCATTCATATTATGATGTGGCTTGGTGATAATGAGCTTACCACCAAATCGAATGAAAATGTATGAGTTCCACTCTAAAATGAGAATAGTTAtcagaaaatattaattatgttatatatcattaattagtttagaattctaatttattttcttggtaaCATTAAGTtgcaaaattaattttaattaaatacaaataCGGATTTcactatatattaaattgcGTATTCAAGGCCATCTTTTCGCACATACATTCGAGCAGTCGAACAAAACCCATAAGAAGATTTTTGCAATGAAGTTTTGTCATAAACAACAATATTGCAACTGATCGATGACCGTTTCCTTAATTGTTTGTAATGGGTGGTATacttaaaaatttgttttcaaaatgtaagtaagaaagaaaaaaatcagtaaCGCATTTTTCATATTTACCATTCAACTTTTGATCCTGCTTATTTTTGTACTGTTTGTTCCGTCTCGCAGTACTAATTAGAACTAcactttttttggtcaaaacactaactacattttttttgcttgatcTACTActcaatatatttttgtttttatcgcTCGTTCTATACTGCCACGTACGATTGAGACTCTAAAATAGAGCAAGCGTACGTTGGTACGTGTCCACACACACGTTGCATTTTGCATAGGATTCCAATTTACTGAACTCATGGAAGTGTAGTTAAGATTATCATCAACgggtcaaaaaaaaaaaagacaaccaGTCTTTAATGTCTGCTACTATAATCCATTGcttagcttttattttttcgttAAAGGGTTGCACTAATTGGCTTTTTACTAAAGAATCTTTCGTTTTTCCCCCACTTTGAAGTCAATTCAtcatttgattcttctttggttttagtGAAGTGAAAGTACGTCTTAGGTATGATTATCATGCATGCATCATAGTGAACGTCTTCCCActttgaatttcaaaactatCAATTATTAGATTCGATTTAgatatgaatatataataatagtatTTCAAAATGCATAAATTAGGTTGTGAATTGTAGACGATAAAATACAACCAGCTTAGTAATCTTcttctaattatcaaatatatagCATAATTCCtaaatcatatgtttattCTCATTAACTAACATAGTAGGTAATTCTGTTCATATGATTTAGCTAAATGCACGGTTTCATAATCACCTAAAGATCCATAAGCAATCATCAAATTACAATTAGTGTCAAACTAAGCACTACTTAAAATTCAGTGTTGGCGGAGAATAATATAAGACACATCTAATTACAATGGTAAGGATAGATGTGTGCAACAGTGCAAGTATATGTATAGCTTTAATCATAACTTATTAGTGTTTCTTTTAATGAGCAAATGAGAGAGACTTGTCGATGACCAATCTAAGTAAAGTGTACATCACTtgttaaataaacaaatatattcttaCTGTTAAAGTcaatttttataacaaaagcAATAGCAAAGATAACTTTTTATCCATTTCAAAAACACCCTTACACAACGCTAataaattcttaaattttgggAAAAATTGCGGTAacttttataaaagttttaaaatttatctttaacCCACATAAAAAAGCAAAGCATGTTCATCTTTCTAAGCCCTTTTTTTCTTAgcccttctttcttttgtttcacatTTCCACATTCTTCCTAATAATTTCTATCTTTATGCAAAGCACACAATTGACATGGATGGAGCATATGCATATGTATTTGATGAAAACTTATTTTCTGGTACAGTATAATTCCACCAGAAAATTGAAGCCTCCACacgaatattgtttttttttttttcttttttttttacaagatGTGATATACataatgatttaaatttgattggtGACACGTTAACGACACTAAGACAGATTGTGAGTTTCCACGTGAGTTTGTTATCAAAGTATTTGTTTAACATTTGAGGACTCAAGATTCATATTCTAACATTATCAAATActattttcttacataaaatgaaaatatcacCTATTGTtcaattaggaaaaaaaaattgaaggaaaaagaagataatttaaaatacttttaagTTGGAATGCATGTAGAttaagattattaaaaaattagaaaatggcaaaaatatttaaccaaTAAACGGTGGTTCAGTGATTCAAAAGTTATTCTAAGATGGTACGAAATAGAGTTCacattttgtcatttgttttctatcaTTGTTGGTAATATCGTGGGCATTTTAACATGTACTAGGTATAATattgcaaaataaaacaaaactgtgCAAGATTTGGCGACACAATCCATCATGATTCCGATGGTTCCACTCTGAGATTGTTCATGGATTAGTTCGAAGAGTCGATCTCACATGACACGCGTGGAATCAGTGATCCAAGGTTTTGTGTTCTGCATTGTTGATAGCTTAGTTTCTTCGGACCCCAAGTAAAACACTTCCACTGCTAAGAATGTGTTTCATTTGTCTTTACATTTTGCATCATCGTTTTTCGTTCTCAATAGCTCAATGCAGTGatcttcaaaatcattttcactTCTTTAGACACCGATAATTTCATTGCTTTCGTCGAGTCGATGAACTGATTTGAGTTTGTGATTTTGCTTcatgcttttattttattttactatgagaccaaaaataaagtttaaaatcttgatcgtaaacaaaacattttcattgAATCATTTTTCTGGGCCAAAAGAGGCCTTTTTAATGGCCCATTAATGATCCAAACGCGATTACCAAGCTCTTCGCTTCCAACTACATCTCCTCTCTCACAGCTTCACTTCACTTGTGTCATCTAAAGCTTCCCTTGAATCTCTTCTCTCAAATTCGCTTTACTTCTTTTCGCGATACAGATTCACTTGCATTAAAATCTGTTTTCTCGGAGAGATTCTTCCCGTGGATGAGATAAGAGATCCCAATTTCGCCGTTTCTTCATTCACAAGAGTTGCATACAAACTGTTTGATGAAATTCCTAAGAGAGGATCTGATTATTAGGTCGTTGCTATTTCACTAAGCTGATTTTCAAATGTGGGTTAATGGGTATCATCAAATAAGAATACATCTAAACTCTGAACTCAGTTTCAAGGCAAATCCAAGTCGCTTCTTCCGTTCATTCCAGGTTTTGTATCATCCTTCAGTTGATTCATATGAAGATGTATTGCCTCATGAATGGTACGAAACGAAACTCCCAGTTCTGAAGAAACTAAACCGTGCGTTGAGAGATGTTGATTTAGTCGACGGAAAGCTAGAGGACATCAATGGTGTCATCGTTTATGATGATGGTATCACAAAGAAAATGCAAGCATTTAAATCTCTAGCTAGAATCTTTATTGGGTCTCCTTCAATTCAGCAGAAGCTTAGAGAAGAGGGACGGTTCAAGTTCCCATTTTTTGGGagtgaaagtgaaagagaGCCATTGGTGGTGAATTCATTGACTAAAGTTTGCAACTTTCTCAACGTCTCGGCGCAACAGAGGAAGCTAGTGAGGAGCACTGTGTGTTCACAGGTAACGCAGTATCGTATATGGAGAGGTACTCTTGAAGATATATTGAATGGTcttaaagaagaagttgattGGTTAGTTGAACATAGAGAGATGAGTCAAGGTAGAGTATTGGCTCAGCAAGTGATATTGTCTTGCCTCAGATTCTTATCTGAATCATCAGTTTCATTTGAAGTCGAGAAATCAACTTCTTGGATGCGGCCTGTGCCAGCTAGATATGCGAAAGCTAATGCTTCTGCGAAATGGGAAGATGTACTTGATATGGTGAATGATCTGAGAAGGTATCTTGAACATGATGAAGAAATCACAGTACTTTACCATCTGGATAAGCTTGTATCGATGAAAGAAGGGCTTTTGCAGATCAAAGATGTGTTTTTAGACAACACTATTGGATTCAGAGAGGTTAGACATCAAGAGCACCTTGTGTACAGAAAGCTCTCAAAGCTGTTGGGCAGTCCATCACCGTGTTTGTTTGCTCTCGTCATGTATTTCCTCTATGGCCGTGTGCGTGACATCGAAGTTGATCTCTGTGGAGGGTTTTACAAGGAGAAGAGCGAGTTCTTGTGCTTAAGTATGGGGAGGATCTTGACTTCAACGGATGAGAAAATGTTGGAGAGAGGGATGAAGCAGTTAGATAGGGCATTGGGTCTCTTTGAGTTTGTGTGGGAAACAGCAGGAATGAAAGAGACTCTTAACCTACAAGGCCATTTGTGGTGCCTTGGAGCTGAAGAAAGATCCATCACATATCGTGGGAAGACGTTCTTCGTGCATGACCTTAGTCTCTGAAGTTTTGTGAGGTACAAGCAACTACCTGTAAACTTTGATGTGTTCCCATAAACCttttgatgtttgttgttgtttagaGCCATagttgaaagaaaaaggataTATAAACTTAATTGATTGATACAAAGAGTTTGATAAAAATCTGCAGCATGGTTTCATTGCTTTAAAAGAAAGCAATAGAATTAGCATTAAAACCCACACAGCTAACAACATCaaagttatataatattaCAGAGATCAACCTCGATGAAAAGTTCCCAAGACTATAGCTTAAGCAACAGCCACTCCATCATCTTCTCGATGTTGTTGCTTTGGATAAACTGTCTGTGAATTGGTTTAAACGCTATTTAGCAGGCGATGGAGGTTGCTCGAGGAGTTACCAGAACAGCAGTCTTTCCTGTTATCGGCTTCATACTTGCTGCATTCTCTAGCCTTGCCCATACTTCTTTCCTCTTTTCCGCAGCAGAACATTGCTTTGCTTCGTCCTCCTTAAAGCGGGCGTGGCAAGACATGAACAGAGCCTCGTCCATTTCGCAGAACATTTTTCGTACGTTTAAGGTTAAGTTTAGCACGGATTGGTTCCAGTGGTTCTGAGCATTCTTTTCTAAAGCAGTGAACATGATTGGTAGGATGGCTTGCCGGTTATGTCCAATCAAGTTTACAATTTGATCGTTGTTCCACAAGAATAAAGCTCTTTCAGAAACCTGAAACACAAGAAGACCAATTGGTTCAAACTTAGCTTATCTTAGACTCATGCAGATCAATCATATATGAGAACTATGTATGAATAGGAATGTACCTGAAAGTGGGAACTGGTGACACAACAAGCAATCCGCAAGAACAAAGGGACCATGATCTTTTGAAACTCCATCACACTCATTGCTTCTACAATTTCTTCGACCTCCCCGAGAAACATCACTTCCTTCTGACTATTCGTGATAGGCCAGAACTTCAACAAACCCTTTATCACAACACTGCCTAGTTTCGGCTCTTTATCTATGAACTGAGTGATACAATAAGAAAGCTGCTGAAAGTAGTTTCCAACAGATTTAGGCTTGTGCAATGGAATCAACACTCTCCACAAGAAGATCTTATGCTCTTCTTTCAAAGGCAACGCAAATCCACTCACTATACTCCCGAAAATCTCCAAAAGCTCAGCGATTCCGCTATGCTTCTCTGTCTCAAACACAAACCGGTAGAATATATTGCTCATGGACTTGCGTACAAATGGCCTATGAACCATGAACTTCCCATATACCCGATGCAGAATCGTCTTCAAACACTCCCGTTCTCTAGGATCCTCCGAATCAAACAAGTCAAGCAACCTCACAATGAAAGCATGATCTAAATACTTTTTTGCCACTTTAGCATCAAGACACGGAGAAGTGATAAACTTAAGCAACAAATCATACACAATCTGCAAATGAGGCCAAGCAGGGTCAAACATcggttcatcatcatcgttttcGCCACCAGAACTAGACCGATAATTCGGAGGAAAGACCCTAAAGAGATTAACAGCACACATTCTACACATTGCAAGAATAGCTGGCTCAGTGAACTTAACAGACCCTGAAGCtacaaaatccaaaagctCCAACAATGTCTGCCTTTTAACATCTTTCTCTATAGAGTTTTTACCAGGGTCAGAGAAATCAAATGTCACACAACAGAGACTAACTTTACTCACAAAGAGATTCAACTTCTCAGAGCTTGGTACATCCTTAAACGGTACCAAAGGCTCAATACCAGCAACAACACTAGCTGGGAACACAGCAGATGACATACGCTTCCCTGAGTTAGATCGAACCGGACCCGAACCACCACCACTAGTACCGGATCTCTGAACCGGAGACGATACCGGACCCGAACTCGAACGATTCAGCTCTCCTGAATCAGATTTTGAAGACTTCCTCGGAAGTTTACTCAGAAACTGCTTAAACATTCTCTCTTTcccaaaaatttcaaaactttcacAAATTGGGAATCAAAGAAGCTCAAATCCACATATTAGCCCTAAATTCTCCGACAAAGAACATGGATCtgacattaaaaaaaaacagagaaacgtGTAATGTGGGTTTAGatccgaagaagaagcagagaaaaaaaaaaggttgacaCTTTTATAATACCCAATacttgaaaaccctaatcattACCTTGCTTTCTCCTTCAAAATCTTATTCTCATGATTCCAGTATCCACGAACAAAAACATTcctagagagagagagagagagaaaaaaaaaactgaagctagagagtttttcaaaaaaagaaaccaaatctggaagaggaagaacaaaaaacagagtttggattttgagaaattttatgATTCGTTACGgtgttttcttcattgtttttttttagatttctgagaaagaagaaatttgcaggaaaattattttaactttcctaattttaattttgtttttttcctttttgtctCGAAAAGACAGCGTTTTcgtttcagttttatttccgataatataaaaattagaaaacatcTCGCATGCAAATTATTAACGTCCGTTTGATGAGACGTTGACACGTAAATCCAACCGTTGGATTTGTCTGAGAGAGGAATCCTAAGTAATTTGGTTCGCTAAGGCCCATTTATTATTATGAGCCTATTATTAAAGCCCATTTATGATTTTGGCCTTATCACAATTCACAAGAGTATCCTCCACTAATCTCTAGAAGAAACTGTTTTCGTCACCGAACCAGCTGAAATCTTTTTcgcaacaaaacaaactctaTCCCCAAATTCAGAAgctttttagggtttcttcttcctttcgcACATATCTTCTCCGATTGATTTTGCAGTGAAATTGTgtatctttttgttgttaatcAGGTAAACTTTTCATGGTCGccatgtttattttttcgCTAGATCgagctttttttcttcagtcaATTTCggattttatttggtttatgttggtgtatattttttgatttggttgttgttgaatcTTCTTagaaatgggttttgtttaattttgaattttgattttgtttttcccctAATCGGAAATGATGAAAATGGAGATGTGTGTTGATCGGAGTATGTTATAGGATTGAATcaaagtttctgttttttttttctcagagCTGTTGAAGTGAATGTTTGGATATAGCTGTGGTGGTTTCGTATCATGTCCAGTAATATGGGAACAGAGCTTATTGATCTGGAGACTGTGAAAGCGGATTCAGATGCTTTTGGAGAAACGAATTTGATGGAGTTAGTTGGATCAAATGATCCTCCTTCTCTTCAGCATATCTCAGTTTCAGAGATTGAGCAAGAGCCTATGGAAATATCTGTCTCTGGTCCTTTGTCATTCCAATTTGAGCCAGAGGCTGTCTCTTTTCAATCATCTATGTTGGTTGATACTCAGTCTTTGATGCCTCAGTTGCAACTTCCATATTCTGTAGAGAGGTCAGTAGCTGCATGTAGTAACTCAGTGACAGGGAAGCGGAAATCGCCACCAGAGTCTACTCTCAGTGGTTCTGCTACTTCCGAGAAGTTAGATGCATCTAACAAGCGAGTAGAGCCAGTGCACCACAGACCATGGCTAGAACAATTTTATTCAGAATGTATTCAGCGGGGTCATATGCCACCACCTGCTACTCTTTCTACCAAGACAGAACATCTACCAACGCCTGCTAAGAAAGTAAGGCAAATGGAACCTGCTTCCCAAAAATCTGGGAAGCAAGTGATGAACAAGAAACAAGCAGGCTTGTCACAAGGGTCGGTGAAAACACTGAATGATGGTAACGAGTCTTTGAGGTCTAAAATGAAGGAATCATTAGCAGCTGCCTTGGCTTTGGTTCACGAGCATGAGGAGTCTccgaaagagaaaaagaattcAGAAACTGAAGAAGCAAGTGTTCCAGTAGCTGATAGTAATGAGCCTGCGTCAGCCTGTGGTACCAGTGTTACAGTAGGTGAAGACATCACGCCAGCAATGTCCACAAGGGATGAAAGTTTTGAGCAGAAGAACGGCAATGGAAGAACTTTGTCGCAAGAGAGTTCCAAGGACACCAAGATGAATTATGTTAATCAATCTGATGTACAGAAAACTCAATTTGACGAGGTTTTCCCCTGTGATGATGTTCGTTTTAGTGATAGTATTTTTACTGGCGATGAACTTTTACAGGGTAATGGCCTCTCATGGGTTTTGGAACCTGTTTCAGATTTTGGGGAGAATGAAACTCAAAAGTCGTTTGAGGATCCAGAGCTCTTGGCATCTAAAATTGAGTTGGAACTTTTTAAGCTATTTGGAGGTGTGAACAAGAAGTACAAAGAGAAGGGAAGGTCTCTCTTATTCAATTTGAAGGATAAGAACAATCCTGAGCTAAGAGAAAGTGTCATGTCCGGAAAGATATCTCCAGAGAGATTATGTAATATGACAGCTGAGGAACTTGCTTCTAAGGAGCTTTCTCAGTGGCGACAAGCAAAAGCAGAAGAGATGGCGGAGATGGTTGTCCTACGGGACACAGACATTGATGTCAGAAATCTGGTGAGGAAAACGCATAAAGGTGAGTTCCAGGTAGAAATTGATCCCGTTGACAGTGGGACAGTGGATGTCTCTGCTGAGATTACATCAAATAGTAAACCTCGAGCCAAAGCAAAATCCTCGAAATCATCTACCAAAGCcactttaaagaaaaatgactCTAATGATAAGAACATAAAATCCAACCAGGGAACATCATCTGCTGTGACTCTGCCCCCAACAGAGGAGATTGATCCGATGCAAGGTCTGTCAATGGATGATGAGATGAAGGATGTGGGATTTCTTCCTCCAATTGTATCCCTTGATGAGTTCATGGAATCCCTGAACTCAGAACCTCCATTTGGCAGTCCACATGAACATCCTCCTGGAAAGGAAGATCCTGCATCTGAGAAGAGTGACTCTAAAGATGGGTCACATTCAAAATCACCTTCAAGATCTCCTAAGCAGTCTCCAAAGGAACCGAGTGAGAGCGTCTCTTCTAAAACAGAACTCGAAAAGACTAATGTAATTTCCCCAAAACCTGATGCTGGTGACCAACTCGACGGTGATGTCTCCAAACCTGAAAATACATCTTTGGTTGATAGCATTAAAGAGGATCGAATATGGGATGGTATATTGCAGCTTAGTTCCGCTTCAGTTGTCTCAGTCACTGGAATTTTCAAGAGGCAAGTCTCTTTCATTACTTTAAACTCTTATCTCGTATTTTGGAGTGGAACATAGTGATAACAAACCATGATAGAAATGGGTTATTAGTACCAAAGATATGCATGAAGCTAAGTTTAGATGCTTGTTTAATAGGAAATAGTCAGACTGATGcttgtttaatttgttgaaGAACAGAtggaaggagaaaaagatCTTAGACATAAATGTTTTAGGTATCTCTGATTTATAGATTATCTCTAACTGGAATTGCTCGTGCAGTGGTGAGAAAGCAAAGACAAGCGAGTGGCCAACAATGGTGGAGGTAAAGGGTAGAGTGAGACTCAGTGCGTTTGGGAAGTTTGTAAAAGAGCTTCCGTTGTCTCGAAGCCGTGTCTTAATGGTATACAAAGTTTATTACGTGCATTATCTTTGTAGTAGCATTATTAGCATTAGCTTCACTCTCTTCCCTGTTACTATAACGAGCAATAATACTAGATCCACAAAATCTCATCTCAATATTACAAGTCGTTTCTTAATGCAGAGACTAGGCTTCTCATTAGCTAAAACATGGAACCCAGAAAGCAAAAAAGCTCACTGTTGATCTACATCTGTGAAACAGGACCGGGgcagtaataaaaaaaaggccTGATTGACCAGAGAATCAATCAACTGTGGATTGAATCTGAAATTTTGTacaaaatcatgaaattttGTATGCCAAATCACTTGTAGATGTATTGTTAACTAGGTAGGATATAGAATCATCAAAAATGTTACCAAGAATCTCTTACAGAGAGAGAGTTACAAGACCACAAACACCAGAACTTGGTCCATTAACTTACGTGCAGATCATGATTCATGACCCAAAATAGAATCTTTCGAAACATATAACTTTGTCTTATAGGAAAAAGTTTCTACTTTTATGCATTTTTCGTAAGTAGTGTAAGTAATTAAGTTGGTACATCAAATTGCAGGTAATGAACGTGGTTTGCAAGAATGGTATCTCTCAGAGCCAACGTGATAGCCTAATTGAGGTATTAATTCTAATTCTGATTtcattattattcttttaatttttattgcaTAAGACATTTATTAGTTTTGCTTTAAAGTCTTTGCCTTTGTCCTTTTTCTTGAGTCAGGTTGCTAAGTCATACGTAGCTGACCAAAGAGTTGGTTACGCAGAACCAACCTCGGGCGTTGAGCTTTACCTCTGTCCAACACTGGGTGAAACCTTGGATTTGTTGAGCAAAATCATCTCCAAGGATTATCTTGATGAGGTCAAGTGTTCAGAAGATATCGGGTTGATTGGTGTTGTTGTGTGGAGGCGTGCAGTTGTCGCGTCTCCTGGCTCACGCCATAAGCCGGGATTCAAACGTCAGCATTCTTCTACAGGCACTAAGAGGTCTGTATTGGCTCCAGAAAACCAAAAGTCTAGAAGTGTGAGTGTTACGAATCCTTCTGTTGTAAATGTTGAATCCATGAGGAATCATGGTTTGGTTggttgtgatgatgatgatgaagacatgCCTCCTGGATTTGGTCCTGTAGCTGCGAAAGATGACGATGATTTACCGGAATTTAACTTTAATTCCTCCAGTGGACCGGTTACTTCTTCTCCTCGACCACCGTTGCAGTCCCGGTCTTTGGATCAAGTAAGG includes:
- a CDS encoding SPOC domain / Transcription elongation factor S-II protein (SPOC domain / Transcription elongation factor S-II protein; INVOLVED IN: transcription; EXPRESSED IN: 24 plant structures; EXPRESSED DURING: 13 growth stages; CONTAINS InterPro DOMAIN/s: Spen paralogue and orthologue SPOC, C-terminal (InterPro:IPR012921), Transcription elongation factor S-II, central domain (InterPro:IPR003618); BEST Arabidopsis thaliana protein match is: SPOC domain / Transcription elongation factor S-II protein (TAIR:AT5G11430.1); Has 35333 Blast hits to 34131 proteins in 2444 species: Archae - 798; Bacteria - 22429; Metazoa - 974; Fungi - 991; Plants - 531; Viruses - 0; Other Eukaryotes - 9610 (source: NCBI BLink).): MSSNMGTELIDLETVKADSDAFGETNLMELVGSNDPPSLQHISVSEIEQEPMEISVSGPLSFQFEPEAVSFQSSMLVDTQSLMPQLQLPYSVERSVAACSNSVTGKRKSPPESTLSGSATSEKLDASNKRVEPVHHRPWLEQFYSECIQRGHMPPPATLSTKTEHLPTPAKKVRQMEPASQKSGKQVMNKKQAGLSQGSVKTLNDGNESLRSKMKESLAAALALVHEHEESPKEKKNSETEEASVPVADSNEPASACGTSVTVGEDITPAMSTRDESFEQKNGNGRTLSQESSKDTKMNYVNQSDVQKTQFDEVFPCDDVRFSDSIFTGDELLQGNGLSWVLEPVSDFGENETQKSFEDPELLASKIELELFKLFGGVNKKYKEKGRSLLFNLKDKNNPELRESVMSGKISPERLCNMTAEELASKELSQWRQAKAEEMAEMVVLRDTDIDVRNLVRKTHKGEFQVEIDPVDSGTVDVSAEITSNSKPRAKAKSSKSSTKATLKKNDSNDKNIKSNQGTSSAVTLPPTEEIDPMQGLSMDDEMKDVGFLPPIVSLDEFMESLNSEPPFGSPHEHPPGKEDPASEKSDSKDGSHSKSPSRSPKQSPKEPSESVSSKTELEKTNVISPKPDAGDQLDGDVSKPENTSLVDSIKEDRIWDGILQLSSASVVSVTGIFKSGEKAKTSEWPTMVEVKGRVRLSAFGKFVKELPLSRSRVLMVMNVVCKNGISQSQRDSLIEVAKSYVADQRVGYAEPTSGVELYLCPTLGETLDLLSKIISKDYLDEVKCSEDIGLIGVVVWRRAVVASPGSRHKPGFKRQHSSTGTKRSVLAPENQKSRSVSVTNPSVVNVESMRNHGLVGCDDDDEDMPPGFGPVAAKDDDDLPEFNFNSSSGPVTSSPRPPLQSRSLDQVRELILKYGNSTGSGSKRPWDGHDDDDDDDIPEWQPQLPPPPPDLSPQFHSGTMARPPAQRPVAGPPSGWKANQNAPRQQQYSARRNRGF
- a CDS encoding SPOC domain / Transcription elongation factor S-II protein translates to MSSNMGTELIDLETVKADSDAFGETNLMELVGSNDPPSLQHISVSEIEQEPMEISVSGPLSFQFEPEAVSFQSSMLVDTQSLMPQLQLPYSVERSVAACSNSVTGKRKSPPESTLSGSATSEKLDASNKRVEPVHHRPWLEQFYSECIQRGHMPPPATLSTKTEHLPTPAKKVRQMEPASQKSGKQVMNKKQAGLSQGSVKTLNDGNESLRSKMKESLAAALALVHEHEESPKEKKNSETEEASVPVADSNEPASACGTSVTVGEDITPAMSTRDESFEQKNGNGRTLSQESSKDTKMNYVNQSDVQKTQFDEVFPCDDVRFSDSIFTGDELLQGNGLSWVLEPVSDFGENETQKSFEDPELLASKIELELFKLFGGVNKKYKEKGRSLLFNLKDKNNPELRESVMSGKISPERLCNMTAEELASKELSQWRQAKAEEMAEMVVLRDTDIDVRNLVRKTHKGEFQVEIDPVDSGTVDVSAEITSNSKPRAKAKSSKSSTKATLKKNDSNDKNIKSNQGTSSAVTLPPTEEIDPMQGLSMDDEMKDVGFLPPIVSLDEFMESLNSEPPFGSPHEHPPGKEDPASEKSDSKDGSHSKSPSRSPKQSPKEPSESVSSKTELEKTNVISPKPDAGDQLDGDVSKPENTSLVDSIKEDRIWDGILQLSSASVVSVTGIFKSGEKAKTSEWPTMVEVKGRVRLSAFGKFVKELPLSRSRVLMRLGFSLAKTWNPESKKAHC